The proteins below are encoded in one region of Halichoerus grypus chromosome X, mHalGry1.hap1.1, whole genome shotgun sequence:
- the ZIC3 gene encoding zinc finger protein ZIC 3 isoform X1 — translation MTMLLDGGPQFPGLGVGSFGAPRHHEMPNREPAGMGLNPFGDSPHAAAAAAAAFKLSPAAAHDLSSGQSSAFTPQGSGYANALGHHHHHHHHHHHAGQVPSYGGAASAAFNSTRDFLFRQRGSGLGEAASGGGQHGLFAGSASSLHAPAGIPEPPGYLLFPGLHEQGAGHPSPTGHVDNNQVHLGLRGELFGRADPYRPVASPRTDPYTAGAQFPNYSPMNMNMGVNVAAHHGPGAFFRYMRQPIKQELSCKWIDEAQLSRPKKSCDRTFSTMHELVTHVTMEHVGGPEQNNHVCYWEECPREGKSFKAKYKLVNHIRVHTGEKPFPCPFPGCGKIFARSENLKIHKRTHTGEKPFKCEFEGCDRRFANSSDRKKHMHVHTSDKPYICKVCDKSYTHPSSLRKHMKVHESQGSDSSPAASSGYESSTPPAIASANSKDTTKTPSAVQTSTSHNPGLPPNFNEWYV, via the exons ATGACGATGCTCCTGGACGGAGGCCCGCAGTTCCCCGGGCTGGGAGTGGGCAGCTTCGGCGCGCCGCGCCACCACGAGATGCCCAACCGCGAGCCGGCGGGCATGGGGCTGAATCCCTTCGGGGACTCGCcccacgccgccgccgccgccgccgccgccttcaAGCTGAGCCCCGCGGCGGCTCACGATCTGTCTTCGGGCCAGAGCTCTGCGTTCACGCCGCAGGGCTCGGGTTACGCCAACGCCCTGggccatcatcaccaccaccatcaccatcatcaccacgcCGGCCAGGTGCCCAGCTACGGCGGTGCCGCCTCCGCCGCCTTCAACTCCACGCGCGACTTTCTGTTCCGCCAGCGCGGCTCCGGGCTCGGTGAGGCGGCCTCGGGTGGCGGGCAGCACGGGCTCTTCGCCGGCTCGGCGAGCAGCCTGCACGCTCCAGCTGGCATTCCCGAGCCCCCTGGCTACCTGCTCTTCCCCGGGCTGCATGAGCAGGGCGCCGGGCACCCGTCGCCCACAGGGCACGTGGACAACAACCAGGTCCACCTGGGGCTGCGCGGGGAGCTGTTCGGCCGCGCCGACCCGTACCGCCCGGTGGCCAGCCCGCGCACGGACCCTTACACGGCCGGCGCGCAGTTCCCTAACTACAGCCCCATGAACATGAACATGGGCGTGAACGTGGCGGCCCACCACGGGCCCGGCGCCTTCTTCCGTTATATGCGGCAGCCCATCAAACAGGAGCTGTCGTGCAAGTGGATCGACGAGGCTCAGCTGAGCCGGCCCAAGAAGAGCTGCGACCGGACCTTCAGCACCATGCACGAGCTGGTGACACATGTCACCATGGAGCATGTGGGGGGCCCGGAGCAGAACAACCACGTCTGCTACTGGGAGGAGTGCCCTCGCGAGGGCAAGTCCTTCAAGGCGAAGTACAAACTGGTCAACCACATTCGAGTGCACACGGGCGAGaaacccttcccctgccccttcccggGCTGCGGGAAGATCTTCGCCCGCTCCGAGAACCTCAAGATCCACAAGAGGACCCACACAG GTGAGAAACCGTTCAAATGTGAATTCGAAGGCTGCGACAGACGCTTTGCCAACAGCAGCGACCGCAAGaagcacatgcatgtgcacacctCGGACAAGCCCTATATCTGCAAAGTGTGCGACAAGTCCTACACGCACCCGAGCTCCCTGCGCAAGCACATGAAG GTTCATGAATCTCAAGGGTCAGATTCCTCCCCTGCTGCCAGTTCAGGCTATGAATCTTCCACTCCACCCGCTATAGCTTCTGCAAACAGTAAAGATACCACTAAAACCCCTTCTGCAGTTCAAACTAGCACCAGCCACAACCCTGGACTTCCTCCCAATTTTAACGAATGGTACGTCTGA